The nucleotide window GGACGACTCCGGTGGCGCTGATCCGGCGCGCCAGCATCTGTCCCCgcagggcggcgggggcgggcAGCCGCCAGTGCCGCGCTCCCCGACCCCGCTCGACCTCGCCGCCGCGTCTGCCTACCACCACAGGCGCCTCTCCCCGTCGCCCCGCCCCCCGGCTCACCCGCAGGTGCGTCTCCCGTCGCCCTACGGCCAGATCCCCTCCGGCGCCGCGGCCCACCACGCGCGCTCGCTGTCGCAgcccctcttcttctccctcgactcgctcccgccgccgccctacgccgatCTGGCCGGCCCGCCCGCCATCCCGCCCTCCCCGCCGTCTTCAAGCTCCGACCCGCCGCCCTTCGGCCTGCCGCCGCGGAGGGCTGGCCACCGCCGCTCTCAGAGCGACATCCCCTTCGGGTTCTCGCAGCTCAGCCCGCCCCTGCCGCCCCCGGCGCCGGTGAAGCGCGAGGCGGCCACGGGACAGGATGGCGGCAGATTGGAGGGCGACGACACTGCGTTGTACGACCTTGTCAACGCCTACATGGACCTGGACGGGATGGACGCGCTCAACTCCTCCGAGGACCGCCACGACGACCGTGACAGTCACAGCCGTGCCAGCGGCACCCGCGCTGCCAGCGCGGCCGAGAGCAGCGAGAACGAAGCCGAGAGCCAGTCCACCTCAGCGGAGAGGAAGGACGGAGCCAAGTCTCGGCATTGTCGCAGCTTGTCCATGGACAGCTTCATGGGGAAGCTCAACTATGCCACGGGTGACGATTCACCAAAGCTACCACTGCCGTCCCCCAGCGGTGGCCTTTCCAGGAGCGGGAGTGGGTCCTTGGATGGTGGTGGTGCTGCGTCACTGTTTGGTACCGAGTTCGCCAACGGGGAGTTCACTGAGGCTGAGAAGAAGAAGATCATGGCAAATGAACGCCTGGCAGAGATAGCTTTGACAGATCCTAAGAGGGTCAAGAGGTATGCATTTCATCATAGAGTGAAAAAATATTTCCCACTCAATTTAAGCATCCTGACTTTTTAAAATTGACAGGATTTTGGCAAATCGCCAGTCTGCGGCAAGGTCAAAGGAGCGCAAGATGAGGTACATTCAAGAACTCGAGCATAAGGTACAGGTCTTGCAGACAGAGGCGACTACACTTTCAGCACAGTTGACAATGATGCAGGTTTGTCTTATGGAGTTGCTCTGTATTTTGATTTTGTTTATGTTAGGACGGAACTAATTCTTGACGCACTTGTTTGCAGAGGGACTCTGGAGGACTTGCGACTCAGAACAATGAGTTGAAAATAAGGCTGCAAGCAATGGAGCAACAGGCACAGCTGAGAGATGGTATGCTTCTTATGGTCCCCTTCAGCATTGTTCTTCATTTCTTTTGGTTAAAATTAAACTGGGTTATGTCTTCTGGGGAAACTAGCAAACGGCAATACAAAAATAGTGCTCTTTAAGTATTATGCCAGCATGTGTCTGTGCCAACTTTCAACTGTCTGGGCTGGTTTGGTAATCATGTAGTATCACCAATGCAGATCAGTCTTTTTATTGTTGGGTCGGGATAGTTTCTGTTTATGTGCACTCGACACTGTAGGGTTAATCAAGGCCAAGCAAATAAGTTTACATTAAAATGCAATAGTCGAGTGGTTCTTGGATGTTATTGCATGTTTCATGTGTCTAGATATATTGGTTCTTAATTTACCATGCATCTTGGTTGTGTTTGTAATAAAAAATTTCATGGTTTGGTGCTGAAAGATGACTTGCCAATATTTATCCAAGCCAAAGCTAAACCAATTGGTTGGGTGCCAACTTCTCTAAAAACTTGCCTACATTTGGCAAGTTTTGGAGTTGCAAAATGTAGGTATGCCAAAATATTGGCTAGCAATTTTTGGCTCCCAACAAAAGCATGGCCTATTACCTTTGTTTCGTGATTTATGATTTACAAAAAATTGTGTGCTGGTTCTCTATGATAGTCAGTTATATTAAGTCGCCAAATGTAAGCATGCTAAAATATTGGCTAGCAATTTTTGGCTACCAACCAAAGCACACTCTATTACCTTGTTTCGTGATTATTATACGAAAGATCGCGTGCTTGTTCTCTGTGTTAGTCAGTGATATTAAACTATCATTATAAATATTGCTGATTCTTTTTATGCTGGTGTACAAATTTTCCTGGCGTTGATTACTTGCTGAGTAGATTAAAGTCCTTTTGTCTCAGGAAAGTTGATTtgcaaattggttgaaaattgatgacacAGTATATTCATTTTATATTATTACTTTATTAGTTGCTAGGGGTTCGGTCACCAGGTGGCTGGGTTGTACCATCATGGTACATACTTTTACTGGGATTTTTTTGAACAATATGTATTTGGAAAATCTTGCATATCTTAACACTGTTTTATCACTAATCAATATATGTTTTAAAATACTTTGAAAACCTTGAATACCTCAAACTATTTTATCATGATTTCCTCATGTGCGTCTAGTTTGACTAGGTTCGTTACTCTTGCTTACATGAGGATA belongs to Triticum urartu cultivar G1812 chromosome 7, Tu2.1, whole genome shotgun sequence and includes:
- the LOC125518627 gene encoding bZIP transcription factor 29-like, producing MDDSGGADPARQHLSPQGGGGGQPPVPRSPTPLDLAAASAYHHRRLSPSPRPPAHPQVRLPSPYGQIPSGAAAHHARSLSQPLFFSLDSLPPPPYADLAGPPAIPPSPPSSSSDPPPFGLPPRRAGHRRSQSDIPFGFSQLSPPLPPPAPVKREAATGQDGGRLEGDDTALYDLVNAYMDLDGMDALNSSEDRHDDRDSHSRASGTRAASAAESSENEAESQSTSAERKDGAKSRHCRSLSMDSFMGKLNYATGDDSPKLPLPSPSGGLSRSGSGSLDGGGAASLFGTEFANGEFTEAEKKKIMANERLAEIALTDPKRVKRILANRQSAARSKERKMRYIQELEHKVQVLQTEATTLSAQLTMMQRDSGGLATQNNELKIRLQAMEQQAQLRDALNEALTGEVQRLKLATGEITDARMSKAGLQQQMNSQLIQMQQLQIQQQQQQQSSQTQQAQQQQQQQQSQQSA